The proteins below come from a single Geobacillus thermoleovorans genomic window:
- a CDS encoding DUF2309 domain-containing protein, translating to MSRSVISLERSTEAKKAAACPLEAIVSEAAKVIAPLWPISAFIARHPWMGMENKSFVDAADRLQEAYGIDLYPPMAVFHAALSKGEIDVSFIERRLQRWLDDEPLPAPRHEAERLCRALLWNDAVPEEALQMPKLIELAAAMPLRSVSIRTRSVRLGLEKRLDQQMIKWCKLFYDRGEAVWALPHREHGFYGSWRRLAPLDPSLSKEERKRLFDWPHHPEEALQRALEQLGVQDEEAVAYLEAHLLALPGWAGMMVWQSRRAGDEIGGLINYLAVRLSLEWVFTAPHLPLKEEENEDDRAVGPLLAAWIHWGGMTLDDWRRLPLEDRQARLVFADRFWRIGRRHLWLEAWEDTYEAKLKEAVLTRQPEEPKEQAAAQLLFCIDVRSEPFRRHVEAVGPFETYGCAGFFGLPIQTRVLDSDDAHPSCPAIVAPRHEINETASPETAAPYRRRRDLFRFVGRTFKKIKQHLLAGLLLPEMSGPWLGLHTIARSAAPAWAGQAIHQAEMSAQQKPKTTLSLDCQGHDETTGLPIGLTKEEQVQYVKQLLVNIGLTSSFAPLVVVCGHESETTNNPYASALDCGACGGAAGAFNARVFAALANLPHVRDGLAKEGIVIPDETVFVAAEHITTVDELRWVEVPPLSEAAEAAFRQLKQALAGVSRQANAERMAKLPHVGAMPRDPVAEARRRAVDWSEIRPEWGLAGNAAFLIGRRALTKGVHLDGRVFLHSYDWREDPTGEALAGIIAGPATVGQWINLQYYASTVAPNYYGSGDKTTQTVTGGIGVMQGNGSDLLAGLPWQSVAASDREWFHSPLRLLVIIEAPFSYIERLLDENSEFRRKVQNGWLRLASIDPDSGAWVNWEAGRLASVQQR from the coding sequence ATGGAAAACAAGTCGTTTGTCGACGCGGCTGACCGACTGCAAGAAGCTTACGGCATCGACTTGTATCCGCCAATGGCCGTTTTTCATGCGGCGCTATCCAAAGGGGAGATTGACGTTTCCTTCATCGAGCGGCGTCTGCAACGATGGTTGGATGACGAGCCGCTTCCTGCGCCGCGCCATGAAGCGGAACGGCTATGCCGCGCCCTCCTTTGGAACGATGCGGTGCCCGAAGAAGCGCTTCAGATGCCGAAACTGATCGAGTTGGCCGCCGCTATGCCGCTGCGCTCTGTTTCCATCCGCACGCGGTCTGTGCGCCTTGGTTTGGAAAAGCGGTTGGATCAACAAATGATCAAATGGTGCAAGCTGTTTTACGATCGGGGAGAGGCGGTGTGGGCGCTGCCGCATCGTGAACACGGCTTTTACGGGTCTTGGCGTCGTTTGGCGCCTCTTGATCCGTCCTTGTCCAAGGAGGAGCGGAAACGGCTTTTCGATTGGCCTCACCATCCAGAGGAGGCGCTGCAACGGGCGCTTGAGCAGCTCGGGGTGCAGGATGAGGAAGCCGTGGCCTATTTAGAAGCGCATTTATTAGCTCTGCCCGGCTGGGCGGGGATGATGGTCTGGCAATCGCGCCGTGCAGGTGACGAAATCGGCGGGCTGATCAACTACTTGGCCGTTCGTTTGTCGCTGGAGTGGGTGTTCACAGCGCCCCATCTGCCGCTGAAGGAGGAAGAAAACGAAGACGATCGTGCGGTTGGGCCGCTGTTGGCCGCCTGGATCCACTGGGGCGGCATGACGCTGGACGACTGGCGGCGCCTTCCGCTCGAAGACCGCCAAGCTCGTCTGGTGTTCGCCGATCGGTTCTGGCGAATTGGCCGCCGCCATCTTTGGCTTGAGGCGTGGGAAGATACGTATGAAGCGAAGCTGAAAGAAGCGGTTCTCACCCGTCAACCTGAGGAGCCAAAAGAGCAGGCGGCAGCGCAGCTATTGTTTTGCATTGATGTGCGCTCCGAGCCGTTCCGCCGTCATGTAGAGGCGGTCGGCCCGTTTGAAACGTACGGCTGCGCTGGCTTTTTCGGCTTGCCGATCCAAACGCGCGTGCTTGACAGCGATGACGCCCATCCGTCTTGCCCGGCGATTGTGGCGCCGCGGCATGAAATCAACGAAACCGCTTCTCCCGAAACGGCGGCGCCGTACCGCCGGCGGCGCGATCTGTTCCGCTTTGTCGGCCGGACGTTTAAAAAAATCAAGCAGCATCTGCTGGCTGGTTTGCTGCTTCCGGAAATGAGCGGCCCGTGGCTTGGTTTGCATACGATCGCCCGCAGCGCAGCGCCGGCTTGGGCCGGGCAAGCCATTCATCAGGCGGAAATGTCGGCGCAACAAAAACCGAAGACGACGCTGTCGCTTGATTGCCAAGGGCATGACGAAACGACTGGGCTGCCGATCGGGTTGACAAAAGAAGAGCAAGTGCAATACGTAAAACAGCTTCTCGTGAACATCGGCCTGACGTCCTCATTTGCCCCGCTTGTCGTCGTCTGCGGCCATGAGAGCGAGACGACAAATAACCCGTATGCGTCCGCGCTCGATTGCGGGGCGTGCGGCGGCGCGGCTGGGGCGTTCAACGCCCGCGTATTCGCCGCGTTGGCCAACTTGCCGCACGTGCGGGATGGATTGGCGAAAGAGGGAATCGTCATCCCGGATGAGACAGTGTTCGTCGCCGCTGAACATATCACGACCGTTGACGAGTTGCGTTGGGTGGAAGTGCCGCCGTTGTCCGAAGCGGCTGAGGCGGCGTTTCGACAGCTGAAACAGGCGCTTGCCGGCGTCAGCCGCCAAGCCAATGCTGAGCGGATGGCGAAGCTGCCGCATGTCGGCGCCATGCCGCGCGATCCGGTTGCCGAAGCCCGACGCCGCGCCGTCGACTGGAGTGAAATTCGTCCGGAGTGGGGATTGGCGGGGAACGCCGCTTTCCTGATTGGGCGGCGGGCGTTGACAAAGGGCGTTCATTTAGACGGCCGGGTGTTTTTGCACAGCTACGATTGGCGCGAAGATCCGACCGGTGAGGCGCTGGCCGGCATCATCGCTGGGCCGGCCACGGTTGGGCAGTGGATCAACTTGCAATATTATGCTTCGACAGTGGCACCGAATTACTATGGAAGCGGCGACAAAACGACCCAGACGGTGACCGGCGGCATCGGCGTCATGCAAGGGAACGGAAGCGACTTGCTAGCCGGCTTGCCGTGGCAGTCCGTCGCCGCATCTGACCGTGAGTGGTTCCACTCTCCGCTTCGGTTGCTCGTCATCATTGAAGCGCCGTTTTCCTATATCGAGCGGTTGCTCGATGAAAACAGCGAATTTCGGCGCAAAGTCCAAAACGGCTGGCTCCGTCTCGCCTCGATTGACCCAGACAGCGGGGCGTGGGTGAACTGGGAGGCAGGCCGTCTTGCGTCGGTACAGCAGCGCTAA
- a CDS encoding DUF3870 domain-containing protein codes for MKTQFIAGHARLPAGMAAKSLYDTLTITAEIDKKYGVIVEASCTLATEHGRDYVARLLRGHSLRDGIDGLLAELDEGYLGKAHSALCAALKDLYKQYCKMEEKEP; via the coding sequence ATGAAAACGCAGTTTATCGCCGGTCATGCGCGGCTGCCGGCCGGAATGGCGGCGAAAAGCCTTTACGATACGCTGACGATCACAGCGGAAATTGATAAAAAATACGGGGTGATCGTGGAGGCATCATGCACACTGGCTACTGAACATGGGCGCGATTACGTGGCCCGCCTGCTTCGCGGCCATTCGCTGCGCGATGGCATCGACGGTCTGCTCGCCGAGCTTGACGAAGGGTATTTAGGGAAAGCCCATTCTGCTCTGTGCGCGGCGCTAAAAGATTTGTACAAACAATATTGCAAAATGGAGGAGAAAGAGCCATAA
- a CDS encoding acyl-CoA dehydrogenase family protein encodes MMNFDFTPEQEMLRQTVRKFVDKEIMPYIKEWDERGEFDRNIFKRLAELNLMGVCIPEEYGGMGMDYNSLAIVCEELERGDTAFRTAVSVHTGLNSLTLLQWGTEEQKQKYLVPQARGEKIGAFGLTEPNAGSDVASIQTTAVRDGDDYILNGQKTWISLADIADHFLVFAYTDKSKKHRGISAFIVERTMPGFSSRPIKGKLGIRSGNTGELFFDNVRVPKENLLGEEGEGFKIAMSALDNGRFTVAAGAVGLIMACLEASVKYCHERKTFGKEIGRHQLVQQMIARMEAGLQISRLLVYKVGFLKNEGRRCTRETSLAKWIACDYANQAADDAVQIHGAYGYSNEYPVERYLRNSKAPVIYEGTREIHTIMQAEYVLGYRQDKPLRKTLPAWRPAEN; translated from the coding sequence ATGATGAACTTCGACTTTACACCCGAACAGGAAATGCTGCGGCAAACGGTGCGCAAATTCGTCGATAAAGAAATTATGCCTTATATCAAAGAATGGGATGAGCGGGGCGAATTTGACCGCAACATTTTCAAGCGGCTCGCTGAGCTCAATTTAATGGGCGTCTGCATTCCCGAAGAATATGGCGGCATGGGCATGGATTACAACTCGCTTGCCATCGTCTGCGAAGAGCTCGAACGCGGCGATACGGCGTTTCGCACCGCCGTATCGGTTCACACCGGGCTGAACAGTTTGACGCTCCTTCAGTGGGGAACTGAAGAACAAAAGCAAAAATATCTCGTCCCACAAGCGCGCGGGGAAAAAATCGGCGCATTCGGCCTGACCGAACCGAATGCCGGCTCAGACGTCGCTTCCATCCAGACGACAGCCGTCCGCGACGGAGATGACTACATTTTAAACGGACAAAAAACATGGATTTCCCTCGCTGACATCGCTGACCATTTTCTCGTATTCGCCTATACGGACAAATCGAAAAAGCACCGCGGCATTTCCGCCTTTATCGTCGAACGGACGATGCCCGGCTTTTCGTCGCGCCCGATTAAAGGGAAACTTGGCATCCGCTCTGGCAATACGGGCGAGCTGTTTTTTGACAACGTCCGCGTCCCGAAAGAAAACTTGCTCGGGGAAGAAGGCGAAGGATTCAAAATCGCCATGTCAGCGCTTGACAACGGCCGCTTCACCGTCGCCGCCGGCGCGGTCGGCCTCATTATGGCATGTCTTGAGGCGAGCGTGAAATACTGCCACGAACGAAAAACATTCGGCAAAGAAATCGGCCGCCATCAGCTCGTCCAGCAAATGATCGCCCGCATGGAAGCTGGTTTGCAAATCAGCCGCCTGCTCGTTTACAAAGTCGGCTTTCTCAAAAACGAAGGCCGGCGTTGCACGAGAGAAACATCGCTCGCCAAATGGATCGCCTGCGACTACGCGAACCAGGCGGCCGACGATGCCGTGCAAATCCATGGCGCCTACGGCTATTCGAACGAATACCCGGTCGAGCGCTACTTGCGCAACTCGAAAGCGCCGGTCATTTACGAAGGAACACGGGAAATTCATACGATCATGCAGGCCGAATATGTGCTCGGTTACCGCCAAGACAAACCGCTGCGCAAAACGCTGCCGGCATGGCGGCCGGCTGAAAACTGA
- a CDS encoding CaiB/BaiF CoA transferase family protein: MPGALDGVRVLDLSRVLAGPYATMILGDLGADVIKVEAPGGSDDTRFWGPPFQNGMSAYYTAVNRNKRSITVNLKSAEGQETIRRLAETADVLIHNFKTGTMEQWELGYESLSRLNPRLIYCSITGFGETGPLAPLAGYDYIIQAMSGWMSINGTADTGPLKVGVAVTDVFTGLYAAIAIEAALLAREKTGRGQKIDLALFDCAVSALVNVAANYLLSGDVPKPLGNEHPNIVPYSTYMASDGPIVIAVGNDRQFQALCSLLSDHSLGTDPRFQTNPGRVAHREELNRRLNEEIKRRTRAEWQRLLAEKGIPCGPVQTLDELFRHPQTAAREMTVTVHHPIVGPLTLVASPLKLSDTAVSYRLPPPLAGEHNREVEAGWQGKPAAENGPHDKSQ; encoded by the coding sequence ATGCCAGGAGCGCTCGATGGCGTGCGCGTGCTCGACTTGTCGCGCGTGTTGGCTGGTCCGTATGCGACGATGATTTTAGGCGATTTAGGCGCTGATGTCATCAAAGTCGAAGCGCCCGGGGGGTCGGATGACACCCGGTTTTGGGGGCCGCCGTTCCAAAACGGCATGAGCGCTTACTATACCGCCGTCAATCGAAACAAACGAAGCATCACCGTCAATTTAAAATCGGCAGAAGGACAAGAGACGATTCGCCGCCTCGCCGAAACAGCTGATGTCCTCATTCACAATTTTAAGACCGGAACGATGGAACAGTGGGAACTTGGCTATGAATCGTTGTCACGCCTCAACCCACGTCTCATCTACTGCTCCATCACCGGGTTTGGCGAGACAGGACCACTCGCTCCATTAGCCGGCTACGACTATATCATTCAGGCAATGAGCGGCTGGATGAGCATTAACGGCACTGCGGACACCGGCCCGCTCAAAGTCGGCGTCGCCGTCACGGATGTGTTCACCGGCCTGTATGCCGCCATCGCGATCGAAGCGGCGCTTTTGGCCCGCGAGAAAACGGGGCGCGGGCAAAAAATTGATCTCGCACTGTTTGACTGCGCCGTGAGTGCGCTTGTCAATGTCGCCGCCAATTATTTGTTATCCGGCGACGTCCCGAAGCCGCTCGGCAATGAACACCCGAACATCGTGCCATACTCAACGTACATGGCAAGCGACGGTCCGATCGTCATCGCCGTCGGCAATGACCGACAATTTCAAGCGCTTTGCTCGTTGTTGTCCGATCACTCGCTTGGAACCGATCCGCGCTTTCAAACCAATCCCGGCCGAGTCGCCCATCGCGAAGAGCTAAACCGGCGGCTGAACGAGGAAATCAAGCGGCGGACGCGGGCCGAGTGGCAGCGCCTTCTCGCCGAGAAAGGCATTCCATGCGGACCGGTGCAGACGCTCGATGAACTGTTCCGCCATCCGCAAACGGCGGCGCGCGAGATGACAGTCACGGTGCACCATCCAATCGTCGGTCCGTTAACGCTTGTCGCCAGCCCACTGAAACTGTCTGACACGGCGGTGTCTTATCGGCTGCCGCCCCCGCTGGCCGGCGAGCATAACCGCGAGGTCGAAGCTGGATGGCAAGGCAAACCGGCCGCTGAAAACGGTCCGCACGACAAAAGCCAATGA